In the Bacillota bacterium genome, AACCCGGCCCTTGCCGTCGCCAACAACCACGAGGGCGTTGAACCTCCGGTTCCGACCGCCTTTTACCGTCTTAGACACGGGATTTATCGCCACTACCCGTTCATCCAAATCCACCGCTTCCATGTTCCGCTGTCTCCGCATAGCTTAACCTCCCTTCCCCTAGCTTAGAACTCTAGCCCACCTGACCGCGCTGCGTCGGCCAAGCTGGCTACTACCCCATGGTATTTGTATCCGGCTCGGTCAAATACAACCTTGGTAATTCCCTTCTCCAGGGCCCGTTTCGCCACAAGCTGACCAACTTCCTTGGCTGCTTCGGTCCTGGTGCCCAGGTCGCGACCCCGCAGTTCCGGATCCAAGCTAGAGGCGGCGGCTAATGTCCGACCGCTCGTATCATCAATGACTTGGGCATACACATGCTTAAGACTCCTAAATACCACCAGCCGCGGTCTTTCAGGAGTTCCGCTTATTTTCTTCCGAACCCGGGCCTGGCGGCGTTTCTTAGCTAGCAACTTTTCGCTGGTAGACACCTTCTTCACCTCTCTCCTAAGACGAACACACCGCTAACAACACTGGCCTATTACACCTTACCGGCCTTGCCAGCCTTCCGGCGCACATGTTCGTTGACGTACCGAATCCCCTTGCCCAGATAGGGTTCCGGTGGCCTCACAGCCCGAATGTTCGCTGCCACCTGCCCAACGACTTCTTTATCGATACCGCGAACGATGATCTGCGTCGGTTTGGGCACGTCAAGCTCGATGCCTTCCGGCGCCTTGAATTCCACCGGGTGGGAATAACCAACAGCCAAGTTGATCCCTGAACCTTGCTTGGTAGCACGATACCCCACACCGACAATCTCCAGTTGCTTTTCGTAACCCTTGGTCACTCCGTCCACCATATTGGCGATCAACGTCCGGGTTAACCCATGCAAAGCCCGATGTCTCTTTTCGTCGCTAGGGCGCCGGACCACCACTTGATTCTCCTCGACGGAGATGCTCATTTCCGGGTGCAAATCCTTCACCAGGGTTCCCTTGGGACCCTTCACTGTCACCCGCGTTCCCTCTACGGTTACCGACACACCCGCTGGGATCTCAATTGGTTGTTTACCGATCCTCGACATCGCAGCAATTCACCCCACTTTCTACCAAATGTAACAAAGCACTTCTCCACCCACACCACGTTTCCGGGCTGCCTTATCGGTCATGACACCCTGCGATGTGGAAAGCACGGCGATCCCTAAGCCTCCCAAAACCCTTGGGATCTCGTCCTTCTTGGCGTACACGCGCAGTCCCGGTTTGCTAATTCTCTTGAGTCCCCGCATGACTCGTTCTTTGTTCTGACCGTACCGCAAGAAGACCCGGATCACACCCTGCTTATCATCTTTGTACACCTTGTAATCCCGGATGTAGCCCTCTTCCTTCAAAATCCGGGCGATCTCAATCTTGATCTTGGACGCGGGGATATCTACTTTATCATGATAAGCGGAATTAGCATTCCTAATCCTTGTTAGCATATCTGCAATCGGATCGGTTAAAGCCATCACGCTACCCCCTCTCTAATCTGCACTACAAGCCCGCTACTACCAGCTAGCTTTGACCACGCCTGGTAACTCCCCACGGTGAGCGAGGTTGCGAAAACAAATTCGGCAGAGTTTGAATCGGCGAAGGTATCCCCTAGGCCGGCCGCAAACCTGACACCGGTTGACCCTGCGGGTAGCAAATTTCGCCGGACGCTTGCTCTTTGCAATCATCGACTTCTTGGCCATGACTCTCCTCCTTATTGTCTAAAGGGAAGTCCTAAACTCTTCAGCAACTCGTACGCCTCTTCATCGGTCTTCGCCGAGGTATGGAAGCTGATGTTCATACCCCGCACCTGATCGATGTCGTCATAGCTAATCTCCGGAAAGATGAGTTGCTCCGAAAGCCCTAAGTTATAGTTACCTCGCCCGTCAAATCCCTTTGGCGACAAACCGTTGAAATCCCGGATCCGCGGCAGCGTAGCCCGTACGAGTTTTTCAACAAAGTTGTACATCCGCTGACCACGCAGAGTCACTTTGCAACCGATGGCCATTCCCTTCCGCAGCTTAAAGTTGGAAATGGACTTCCTCGCCCGGGTGATCACTGGTTTTTGCCCCGTGATCATGGACAACTCCTTCACGGCATTATCCAGAATCTTGCTGTCCGCCACAGCTTCACCGACGCCCATGTTGACCGTAACCTTAACCAGTTTAGGTACTTCCATAACCGACTCATACTGAAATCTATCCATCAACGCAGGTACGATTTCGCTTTTGTACCGCTGATACAGCTCTGACATTCGAACACGTCCCCCCTCTCATGCCGGTACGCTAGTCAATCTGTTTCCCGCACTTCTTACATACCCGGACCGGAAAACCATCATCGTTGCGTTCCTTGGCAGTCCGCGTCGGCTGATCACAGTGCGGACAAACCACTTGGACCTTCGATGCATCAAGCTTGCCAGGCTGCTCGATGATCCCCCCCTGGGGTAACTCTTGGGATGGTCTGGTGTGCTTCTTTTGCAACCGCACGCCTTCCACCACAACTTTACCGGTCTTCGGCAATACCTCGAGGACCCGGCCCCGTTTCCCTCTATCTACACCACTAAGCACAATCACGGTGTCATTTTTCTTCACATGAAGCTTCGGTGCCACCGTCATCCCTCCTCCCGGAACGAAATCGTCACAATACCTCCGGTGCCAAGGAAACAATCTTCATAAACTGCTTATCCCGAAGTTCTCTGGCCACAGGACCGAAAATCCGTGTGCCCCTTGGCTCCTTTTGGGGATTGATGACCACTGCAGCGTTATCGTCAAACCTAATATAAGAACCGTCCGGCCGCCGGATGCGCTTCTTCGTGCGAACAATAACCGCCGAAACGACGTCTCCTTTGCGTACCACACCACCTGGGGTAGCCTCTTTTACCGTGGCGATAATGATATCTCCCACACTGGCGTACCGACGCTTTGAACCGCCAAGCACCCGGATACATAGAAGCTTCCTCGCACCGGAGTTATCAGCAACATTCAAGACTGATTCTTGTTGAATCATGGCCTACCCCTCCTTTCCCGCTCTAATCCCTTACTTCGCCTTCTCCAGGATTTTCACAACTCGCCATCTCTTTTCCCGACTCAAAGGCCGCGTCTCCATGATCAGAACCCGATCGCCAACGTTGCACTCGTTGAGCTGATCATGGGCCTTGTACTTCTTACTGCGGCGCATGCGTTTGCCGTAAAGAGGATGCCGAGTGACCCGGTCGACCTGCACAACCACCGTCTTATCCATTTTATCGCTGACCACTATGCCAGTCCGCGTCTTTCGGTTGTTGCGTTCCTGCATGCACACCCCTCCTAGCTACCCCTCGCGGGCCTCGTCATATTCTAATTCCTAGTTCCCGTTCCCGCAAGATTGTTTTGATCCGGGCAATGTCCTTACGCACCTGCCGCACTCGCATCGGGTTATCCAATTGACCAATGGTCAGCTGGAACCGAAGGTTAAAGAGTTCTTCCTTCAACTCGTCCAGTTGGCGGTGCAGTTCCTCGTTGCTCATCTCCCGTAACTCCTTAGCTTTCATCTGCATCACCACCACCTACACCCGCCCTCTTAACAAACTTGCATTTGATGGGCAATTTATGTGCGGCTAGCGTCATGGCTTCCCGCGCCAATTCCTCGGATACACCGGACATCTCAAACATGATCCGTCCCGGCTTTACCACTGCAACCCAATACTCCGGGGCACCTTTACCTTTACCCATACGGGTTTCCGCCGGCTGCGCCGTTACCGGTTTGTCCGGGAAGATCTTAATCCAGACTTTACCGCCCCGCCGAATGTGTCTGGTCAAGGCCACACGCGCGGCTTCGATCTGGGCGTTGGTGATCCAACCGGGTTCCTGGGCTTGCAATCCGTATTCACCTAACGTAAGGGTGTTCCCGCGGTACGCCTTACCTTTCATCCGTCCCCGCTGAACCTTACGATACTTTACCCTCTTGGGAATCAACATGATTATTCTCCCCCTTCAACCGCGGCCTTCCCTGTGGTCTCGGGCAATACCTCTCCCTTGTAGATCCAGACCTTGACCCCAATCTGGCCATAGGTGGTCTGGGCCTCGGCAAAACCGTAGTCAATGTCGGCCCGCAGCGTATGCAGAGGGATCTTTCCTTCGGAACTCCATTCGGTGCGCGCAATCTCGGCACCGCCAAGGCGTCCACTAACACTGACCTTGATTCCCTCGGCTCCCAACCGGAGCGCCCGCTGCTGAGCCTGGCGCATCGCCCTGCGGAAGGACACACGCCGCTCCAACTGATAGGCAATACTCTCTGCCACTAACTGGGCATCGAGCTCAGGATATTTCACTTCGACAATGTTCACCTGTACCCGTTTTCCGGTACGAGCTTCCAACTCGTTCCGTAAGGCATCAACTTCCTGGCCGCCTTTTCCGATGACCATACCGGGCCGGGCGGTGTGAATGGTAATCCGAACTTGGTTAGCCGCCCGCTCGATCTCAATCCGGGAAACGCCAGCGGAATAGAAACGCTTCTTAACGA is a window encoding:
- the rplR gene encoding 50S ribosomal protein L18 translates to MKKVSTSEKLLAKKRRQARVRKKISGTPERPRLVVFRSLKHVYAQVIDDTSGRTLAAASSLDPELRGRDLGTRTEAAKEVGQLVAKRALEKGITKVVFDRAGYKYHGVVASLADAARSGGLEF
- the rplF gene encoding 50S ribosomal protein L6 translates to MSRIGKQPIEIPAGVSVTVEGTRVTVKGPKGTLVKDLHPEMSISVEENQVVVRRPSDEKRHRALHGLTRTLIANMVDGVTKGYEKQLEIVGVGYRATKQGSGINLAVGYSHPVEFKAPEGIELDVPKPTQIIVRGIDKEVVGQVAANIRAVRPPEPYLGKGIRYVNEHVRRKAGKAGKV
- the rpsH gene encoding 30S ribosomal protein S8, which translates into the protein MALTDPIADMLTRIRNANSAYHDKVDIPASKIKIEIARILKEEGYIRDYKVYKDDKQGVIRVFLRYGQNKERVMRGLKRISKPGLRVYAKKDEIPRVLGGLGIAVLSTSQGVMTDKAARKRGVGGEVLCYIW
- a CDS encoding type Z 30S ribosomal protein S14; translated protein: MAKKSMIAKSKRPAKFATRRVNRCQVCGRPRGYLRRFKLCRICFRNLAHRGELPGVVKASW
- the rplE gene encoding 50S ribosomal protein L5 — encoded protein: MSELYQRYKSEIVPALMDRFQYESVMEVPKLVKVTVNMGVGEAVADSKILDNAVKELSMITGQKPVITRARKSISNFKLRKGMAIGCKVTLRGQRMYNFVEKLVRATLPRIRDFNGLSPKGFDGRGNYNLGLSEQLIFPEISYDDIDQVRGMNISFHTSAKTDEEAYELLKSLGLPFRQ
- a CDS encoding 50S ribosomal protein L24; this encodes MTVAPKLHVKKNDTVIVLSGVDRGKRGRVLEVLPKTGKVVVEGVRLQKKHTRPSQELPQGGIIEQPGKLDASKVQVVCPHCDQPTRTAKERNDDGFPVRVCKKCGKQID
- the rplN gene encoding 50S ribosomal protein L14; this encodes MIQQESVLNVADNSGARKLLCIRVLGGSKRRYASVGDIIIATVKEATPGGVVRKGDVVSAVIVRTKKRIRRPDGSYIRFDDNAAVVINPQKEPRGTRIFGPVARELRDKQFMKIVSLAPEVL
- the rpsQ gene encoding 30S ribosomal protein S17; its protein translation is MQERNNRKTRTGIVVSDKMDKTVVVQVDRVTRHPLYGKRMRRSKKYKAHDQLNECNVGDRVLIMETRPLSREKRWRVVKILEKAK
- the rpmC gene encoding 50S ribosomal protein L29; the protein is MKAKELREMSNEELHRQLDELKEELFNLRFQLTIGQLDNPMRVRQVRKDIARIKTILRERELGIRI
- the rplP gene encoding 50S ribosomal protein L16 → MLIPKRVKYRKVQRGRMKGKAYRGNTLTLGEYGLQAQEPGWITNAQIEAARVALTRHIRRGGKVWIKIFPDKPVTAQPAETRMGKGKGAPEYWVAVVKPGRIMFEMSGVSEELAREAMTLAAHKLPIKCKFVKRAGVGGGDADES
- the rpsC gene encoding 30S ribosomal protein S3, with protein sequence MGQKVHPHGLRLGIIRDWDGRWYAGKREYAELLHEDLKIRRFVKKRFYSAGVSRIEIERAANQVRITIHTARPGMVIGKGGQEVDALRNELEARTGKRVQVNIVEVKYPELDAQLVAESIAYQLERRVSFRRAMRQAQQRALRLGAEGIKVSVSGRLGGAEIARTEWSSEGKIPLHTLRADIDYGFAEAQTTYGQIGVKVWIYKGEVLPETTGKAAVEGGE